In Tautonia rosea, the genomic window GCGTTGTAGACGGTGCCAACGATGATTGGTTGATCAGGATCACCTTCAAGGTAATCGACGATGACTTCCTGGCCGACCCGGGGCCAGAACGAGGTCCCCCAGCGTTTGCCGGCGATCGGCTGGGAGACACGGACCCAACAAGAGCTATTCTCGTCGTGTTTCCCGTCACGATCCCAGTGGAACTGGACCTTCACGCGACCATATTTATCGGTATACAGCTCCTCACCTTTTGGTCCGACGACCACGGCGGTTTGGGTTCCCTGAACCACGGGCTTCGGAGTGCGCCGCGCAGGACGATAGGGGAGTGCGGCGGGGATGCACGTAAAGGTGTTTCTGTAAAGAAATTCGTCGAGATTGCCGGTGCGGTAATTGCTGTTGAGCGTTGCTGAATGGTGAACTGAGGTGAGGATGTAGGAGCCGTCAGCGTCGAAGTGGCGGGTTAGGCTGAAGCGATGGCCGGCGGTTAACTGACGGAGCTTGCCGGCCCCGGCGATTTCCAGGGCTCCTGCGGCTTCCTCCTGTATGCGGATTTCAGCGGTCCGGCGATTGTCCTCAAAGATTTTTTGAATGTCCGAGGGGCGTTCTTCCCCGCCTGGGCTGATCCCATCGAAACGCTGGGCGTATTCTCCTGGCCAATCGTACAGTTCGAGTTTCTCTGCCTTGCCGAGCTTCAACGTATGCGACTTGGTGCCGACCTGAACCGAGTCCATGATTTGAGTTTCGGCTTCCAGATGCTTGTGCGGTAACTCGAAGCAGTGATCCCAGAGTGTGACCTTCATGGATCTCAGTTCCTGGGCCTTGGCCCATTCATGGATCCGTTCCTCGTCAACGTTATCATCGAGTTGGGCGGCAAAGGTGGTCTGCGATCCGAACGGAACGTCAGGATGACTCTCGGATGAGTCACCGAGGATCATGGTGTGTTCGCCGTCGGAATGGGTGAAGAAGTAGAATATCCCTTCTTCTTCCATCAAGCGGCTGGCAAAGTTGAAATCGGTTTCTCGATATTGCACGCAATAGTCGCGTGGCTCGTACTTTCCCTTGAGCTTCAAGGAGATCGAAAGTCCCTCGAACAGTTCCTGAAGGATTTGCGGAACCGTTTTGCTCTGAAAGATCCGGCTCTGCGCCTTCCGAGTTAGAAACCAGGCTTCAGGAACCACGTCGGCCTGGTAGGTCGTGAAGTGCGGGTCGCGACCACCCTGGGCCATCCGACAACAGATCCCGTTGAAGTGACGTGTCTTGCCTCCGGGAGACTTCACGTGGGCGGTCAGCTTCCTTCCAAGCATTTTCTCAAAGGGAATGTCAGTCTGATTGGTGGCGATCAGTTCAAGGCGGAACCGGAACAGTTGCGAGAGCGCTTCGGTTCCGCTCAGCCCGACCAGCAAGAGCGTATCCGGCCCCAGAGGGGTGCTGACCGTCAACGGACGATTCGCCTGCTGGTAGGATTCCATCGACTCCTCCGACGAAGCATACTTTAAGCCCACACTCGATCATCCAGGTCGCCTGAGAGCCGGCCGGAATGAACCGTTGCCACTCTTGTCAGTCAGCAATCGAGGTCGGTGGAACGGGATCATTAAATTTCCTTGTCGCCAGTCAATCCTGGTGTCCAGATTATGTCCAACGTTTCGAATTTCGATCGTCGATGTGGATCACCGAGACGTTCTTTCTCGGGAGAATCCGCAACGCGAACTCGTGAGAGTTCATTCGAGCATCAATCGGAGTAACAGCGTGCCGGTTTATCCATTCGGTCGAGTATAGTGGGATATGCCTGCCCGGTACAATTACGTCCTGAATTCCTGGGCCATGCGTCGCTCCCTTGTCCGAGGCCGGTGTCGATTCCTAGGATAGTATCAGCCTGAGTTGTCGGCTCAGCGATCTTCTCAACCAATTTCTGAAACACGTTTTCACCTATTCTCAAATCAAGATAGATTGATTTGATTTGTCAATGATGGCTTGGGAGCGAATCGAAATCGGACGGGCCGACGGTCCCGAGGTGAACTCAACGATTGATAGGGGCGACCGATGCCGAACGACGACGACCTGTCGGGTGACAAGAAAACCATCGGCCTGCCACGCAAGGATGTCAAGCGCATGATTGCCGAGGCCCAGGCGGCCAAACTCGCCGAGCAACGGGCCGCCTCTCCAGCGTCAGACAGTGCCTCCCCTCCGTCTGCGGGGCATGCGACACCTCAGAACGTCGCCCGATCCAGGGAACTTCCCGCTGACTCGGGTGAGGAAACGATGTTGCCTCCTCGACGGGACGACGTGCCAGCCCCGAGAACTCCTTCTGTACGGTCGATCCGGCCTGAGCCGAACGATCTTCCCGACCATTTCTGGGAAACGCGGCCCGCTGCAGCCGAGCCGTTGCCCTTGGCTGACCGAGTGAAACGGGAGAATCCTTGGGAGACGTCGATTCCTTCCCAGGCGCCTCCAACGGATTCCGCTCTACTGGCTCGGGAGATCGTACCAGGCCAGGAGTTCGACACCGCTGTAGGTCCAAAGCGTCCACAACCGATCGCCTCGCCCGATCCGCGAGTTCAGGCACCAGCGTCGCCGGGATCAACGGGAATCTCGGCGATCCCCTCCTCGAAGTCGCCCGTCGAGGAGGTTCGCAAACCGTCTCGACCTCTAGTTTCTCCAACTTCCCGGGCGCCGAGTTCAGCAAACGCAACCTATGTACCCGGGATCACTCCCGGTTCTTCGGAGGAGCGGGATTCGTCGCTATTGAGGCTGGAAATTCTTGCAGGAGATGGGGAAAGCATTTTCGAGCGGCTTGCAACGATTTCCTCGGGTGAGTTCACGCTAGGGCGGTCGGCTGTGGAACAGTTCGTGGGTCGGGGTTCCGCGACCCGACACCTCGCCGATCGCCATTTGCGTTTTGTCGTTGATGAGGACGATCACCTTGTCGTCGAGGATCTCGGAACGGTGAATGGTGTGTATCTGAAGATTCCCGAACATAGCTCAGTTCCCCTCACCGAAGGGTCACGATTCAGGGTTGGCCGGCATGTGATTGTCTTTCGCGAGGCTTCGTCGGTATCGACACCTTCTCCACTGGTTAGTCCCTCAGGAGAGGTGTTTTATTGCCGGGAATTTTCCCCTCGAGCTTTCCTCGAGTTCATCGGACCGGATGGCCAACCGGCTGCCTCGGTGCCAATCACAAAGACGGATCTGACGGTCATTGGTCGCGAAGGCGAGGGGTGCGACATCGCATTGACCGGCGATCACTGGGTCAGTCGTCGCCACGCTTGCCTGAGAGAACGCGAAGGCCATTTCGTGCTGGAAGATCTCGGAAGCAAGAACGGGACCTTCCTGAAGATGGGAGAGCGGACACGAATTCGGGTCGGCGATCGGGCTTTCCCCGACTCCGCTGACATCGTTCTGATCGGCGAACTTCACTTTCGGGTTACGCGACGCTAGGGATTTCCGCTTTGCCCGCGGTGGCTTCCGTGGTCTGGACAGCGGGACGACGTAGCCGCCAGATACTCAGCACCACGATCCAGGTGAGCGCCAGTCCTATCAGCCCGGTCCAGCCGATCCATGATTGATCGGTTTCTTCCAATCGGGTGATGATGCCGAAATACCAGAACGGGACGGCCACAAATGTAGCCGCCAACGCCAGGCCCATCGCGATGAATCGGTATCGTGCGTCGAGCCGTTCGGCTTCCTTTGACCAGGTCGTGAGACCGTGGTCAACCAGGAGTCGCCCACCCCGGCCCGCAACCAGTCCCGTTGCAAATGCCCGCTGGTGGTCTTCGGCCCCGTTGGAAACGAAATAACATCCCCGGAACAGGACCGGCTCCGACTGCTCATGCGTGGAAAGGGATGCGTCGAGCAGATGGATTAACTGGTCGCGGTTGCGGCGTACGACGTTATTGAGGAGCATCAACCGACTATTGCTATTTTTATTGCGTATTTCTTGAACCATAAGCTCCAGGGACCATGAATTGAACCACTGGCGCATCCACTGAATGCCGATGGAGATGAATTCGGATCGGTAAAGTTGAGCGCCAGGAATCGAGAATCCACAGCGACTTTGCCTCAGATTGGCCGGGATTCGGGCAACAAAATCATCAAAGCCGGCGACCGTCTCCATGCCAGTGAAGACGGTGTAGGTCGGGCAGCGGAGCCGCAGGCCCGATCGAATCGCATTCAGATCGTTCCGAATGGCCGAGGCGACCTGGAGCTCGTTCCCGCTGCCTGCAACGCTGATCGGAAGTAAGGCGGCCACTCCTCGGAGCACTGGTTCCTCGGGATTCAGCTGACGAATCAAGCGGCAAAGGTGGGCAAGGCGATCGGGACCGTCTCCGTTGGCTCTGCCAAAGCTCGATGCTCCAGCACAACTGAGCAAGACGCCGTCGGCGACCGCATAGGCGTGGATGGGAGCGTCGGCCGAGGACGGTGCGCGTCCAAAGAGTTGCACATTGGCGGAATCGATGAGTGCCGTGGCCTGTCCCTCGTCGGGGCCGAGCAAGAGGTAAAGGCGTTGCCGGCCCAAATCGATACCAGCCTGACCCAGTCGGATCTGGATCTCCTGCCAGGCGGCATCGAGATCCGAGAAACGCCCCTCGCCCTGTTCGAATGTTAGGCCGCGAGCATGGCGGACGAGGGTCGCAACGAGATGGGTCATCGAGAGCAGGGCAATCAATCCGAGCCCAAAGAGCCAAACCCGAAGCGCCCATCCCGAAAAGATCGAAGGTAACTGCGGGTCGATCTCCGGGACCTTCCAGGGTCCAAACGCTCCGATCGCGAGAACGATGGTGGCAATTACCAACAGCCATCGCAACGGATGCTTCGACCACAACACGGCAGCCCCCGCACTAGCAATCGCGACGGCCCCGTACATGATCAGAGAGACTTTATTCCACAACAACGAAGAGAGCATGATCATGCCTCGGTTGCCCGGGTGCAGGACACTCGAACGGATTCGTCATCGAACATAGTCGAGATGCACCGACAGGATGTAGAAGGCAAGTGTCACCAGGGCCGAGATTGCCACGAGGGAGCTCACCGTTACAAGCAATCCGGCCCCGCGAAGCGATCCGATGCCTTGAGGCTTGGCAGCCTGGATCGCTTCGGGGAAGGCAGGTTTCGACGAGACGGAGCTGGCCTGGAGGACCAGTTGATACAGATGGCTGACCCAGTCGAGCAACTGTGTCTCATCAACCAGAGCCATCCGACCTCGGAAACCGAGGGCGACACAGAGCAAGTAAACCTCGACCGTGTCGGGACTGCCTCGCCGCTCGGCCTGAGCGGCCATGTCAAAGAACTTCTCGGCGCGGAGGTTGCTCCGGTAAAGGTCCCATTCGAGGATCTGTTCCTGAGCACCCCAATCGACCGACTGGCCCCATTCGGAGTCGGTCAAGACCTCGTCAGTCCAGGCAACGAGTCCGTACTTGACCATGGCGAAGTCTTCGGCGAGCAGAGGGTTGGTGGCGGCTCGGTTTTCGATTCGGTCGAGATACACGAGCAATTCGTTCTTCACCACGTCGATCGAGGGAGACTCTCCCCAGGCCAGACGGTCCTGGAGGGCGATGACGTGCTCGAAGTAGGGGTGGATGAGATCAGCGAACGCATCGGTCATTGCGGCGATGGACTCCGTCTGGACGATCTCGGCAATGCATCAGGCGTGGGGAATCACATAGACGGCAAATTGTAACTCCACGAGCGACCCGATCCGGGGCCTGGGAAGGGCCACCAGTTGCTTGGCTTCCGAGTCTCCCAGAAAGGAACCGCCTTCGAGGTTGAACCGGAGTCCGAGTGTTCGGGTCCGCAAGACGTCTCGCCAGTAGGGCTCTTTTTTCTGAACTTCGAAGTAGACGACATTGCGAGGCAAGGCCGGCGGAATTCGATTGAGAGGCTGAAGGCCGAGGCCTGATTGCCCCTGGCGGAAGATTTCGCCCACCTGCTCCCCTGCCCCGAGTTTCCAGTTGGTCCCTCTCATCAATTCGTCGCATTCGGCGTCGTTCAATTCGACGGTTTCGACGCCGATGTAAAGTTTGGTCGTTTCTCGGAGCCAGTCAGCGTCAAGATGGACCTGAAACCGTCTTCCTTCGAGCTGGAAGTAACGCTTGGTCCATTCTGGACCCCTGCCGCCACCGATGAGTCGGCGGATTTCGGCGATTACACGGGCGTAGATCGGTCCGATGTCATCATGGTCGTAGTTGGGTACGTCGATCGGACGTCTCGCGTCGTCAAAAATCGAGAGATGGCCGAGAAGTCGACAAAGTTCAATGTAGACATGAATGGGATGCAACCCCCGGGTGAACAGGACCGATTGCATGGCGGAGAAGGCACCGTTGACGGCACTCAACTTCAAGATTCGATCCGACTCGCCAATAACCTGGCTTTCAAAGGTGATTTTTCGTCCGACAAGATAGCTGGCCTCCTGATCGATCCAGGCTCGGAGCATCTGAAAGACGGACTGGACCTCGTCGTTGAGCGGTTCCCAGCCGTCGAGTCCGAGGATGGGAGGGGTGTACGATCGGACGATCCGAGGGGGTGCATCGGCTGAGGCCGATCGGGAGACCCGAGCAAGCGGAAGTGTTTCGTACCCGGTTGGATCGACGTGCGAAGCCAGCAGTCGCGCCTGGACCCTCCGGAATTCGATCCCCTCCTCGTCTCCGCCGGTATTTTCGTCCGGCTGATCGACAGCATCGATGACATATCGAGGACCATCGGCCGACGAGGACAGGGCGACATTTGCGCGGCCGGGTTGCCAGGTCGGGACCGCCAGAGAGATGGTCGCCTCGGGATGAGCGGAGAGGATCGGCCGGAGGTCGAGCGGATCGACGGTGGCTTCGCCCGGAACGTTCAAGGTTGTGCCGTCCCTGAACCTTGCCTGGCATGACCGGAGGATGAAGGTAAA contains:
- a CDS encoding type VI secretion system Vgr family protein, coding for MESYQQANRPLTVSTPLGPDTLLLVGLSGTEALSQLFRFRLELIATNQTDIPFEKMLGRKLTAHVKSPGGKTRHFNGICCRMAQGGRDPHFTTYQADVVPEAWFLTRKAQSRIFQSKTVPQILQELFEGLSISLKLKGKYEPRDYCVQYRETDFNFASRLMEEEGIFYFFTHSDGEHTMILGDSSESHPDVPFGSQTTFAAQLDDNVDEERIHEWAKAQELRSMKVTLWDHCFELPHKHLEAETQIMDSVQVGTKSHTLKLGKAEKLELYDWPGEYAQRFDGISPGGEERPSDIQKIFEDNRRTAEIRIQEEAAGALEIAGAGKLRQLTAGHRFSLTRHFDADGSYILTSVHHSATLNSNYRTGNLDEFLYRNTFTCIPAALPYRPARRTPKPVVQGTQTAVVVGPKGEELYTDKYGRVKVQFHWDRDGKHDENSSCWVRVSQPIAGKRWGTSFWPRVGQEVIVDYLEGDPDQPIIVGTVYNADQMPPYLGDGPDDAHKDDNKISGFKSNTSTGGSGFNELRFDDNKDKQQVFLHAERNLDVRVKNDAKYRIYGNTHRIIGWEKDGDSGGSHYEEIYQDEHRYVRRHQVQQIGGNFQFLVGKGPEDGGNVDIVIEADRKELIRRDSHEHIEGTRRERVDGNQSLSVKGDLLEQVGGERSTQVGSNRSEQIGGDQSLNIGGNFFEKTGMNHAVDSGMEIHLKAGMRVVIEAGAQLTLKGPGGFVDIGPAGVAIQGTMVLINSGGAAGAGSGSNPNSPMSPEAPSDAGEAQPTTPEKADNAKTGQKSSS
- a CDS encoding FHA domain-containing protein; this encodes MLPPRRDDVPAPRTPSVRSIRPEPNDLPDHFWETRPAAAEPLPLADRVKRENPWETSIPSQAPPTDSALLAREIVPGQEFDTAVGPKRPQPIASPDPRVQAPASPGSTGISAIPSSKSPVEEVRKPSRPLVSPTSRAPSSANATYVPGITPGSSEERDSSLLRLEILAGDGESIFERLATISSGEFTLGRSAVEQFVGRGSATRHLADRHLRFVVDEDDHLVVEDLGTVNGVYLKIPEHSSVPLTEGSRFRVGRHVIVFREASSVSTPSPLVSPSGEVFYCREFSPRAFLEFIGPDGQPAASVPITKTDLTVIGREGEGCDIALTGDHWVSRRHACLREREGHFVLEDLGSKNGTFLKMGERTRIRVGDRAFPDSADIVLIGELHFRVTRR
- a CDS encoding type VI secretion protein IcmF/TssM N-terminal domain-containing protein; the protein is MLSSLLWNKVSLIMYGAVAIASAGAAVLWSKHPLRWLLVIATIVLAIGAFGPWKVPEIDPQLPSIFSGWALRVWLFGLGLIALLSMTHLVATLVRHARGLTFEQGEGRFSDLDAAWQEIQIRLGQAGIDLGRQRLYLLLGPDEGQATALIDSANVQLFGRAPSSADAPIHAYAVADGVLLSCAGASSFGRANGDGPDRLAHLCRLIRQLNPEEPVLRGVAALLPISVAGSGNELQVASAIRNDLNAIRSGLRLRCPTYTVFTGMETVAGFDDFVARIPANLRQSRCGFSIPGAQLYRSEFISIGIQWMRQWFNSWSLELMVQEIRNKNSNSRLMLLNNVVRRNRDQLIHLLDASLSTHEQSEPVLFRGCYFVSNGAEDHQRAFATGLVAGRGGRLLVDHGLTTWSKEAERLDARYRFIAMGLALAATFVAVPFWYFGIITRLEETDQSWIGWTGLIGLALTWIVVLSIWRLRRPAVQTTEATAGKAEIPSVA
- the tssK gene encoding type VI secretion system baseplate subunit TssK, with product MSKRAVHWYEGMFLKPHHFQAADRFHRDRLRESEDWLHPHNWGLRSLEIDPDAIANFTFILRSCQARFRDGTTLNVPGEATVDPLDLRPILSAHPEATISLAVPTWQPGRANVALSSSADGPRYVIDAVDQPDENTGGDEEGIEFRRVQARLLASHVDPTGYETLPLARVSRSASADAPPRIVRSYTPPILGLDGWEPLNDEVQSVFQMLRAWIDQEASYLVGRKITFESQVIGESDRILKLSAVNGAFSAMQSVLFTRGLHPIHVYIELCRLLGHLSIFDDARRPIDVPNYDHDDIGPIYARVIAEIRRLIGGGRGPEWTKRYFQLEGRRFQVHLDADWLRETTKLYIGVETVELNDAECDELMRGTNWKLGAGEQVGEIFRQGQSGLGLQPLNRIPPALPRNVVYFEVQKKEPYWRDVLRTRTLGLRFNLEGGSFLGDSEAKQLVALPRPRIGSLVELQFAVYVIPHA
- a CDS encoding DotU family type IV/VI secretion system protein encodes the protein MTDAFADLIHPYFEHVIALQDRLAWGESPSIDVVKNELLVYLDRIENRAATNPLLAEDFAMVKYGLVAWTDEVLTDSEWGQSVDWGAQEQILEWDLYRSNLRAEKFFDMAAQAERRGSPDTVEVYLLCVALGFRGRMALVDETQLLDWVSHLYQLVLQASSVSSKPAFPEAIQAAKPQGIGSLRGAGLLVTVSSLVAISALVTLAFYILSVHLDYVR